A DNA window from Luteolibacter luteus contains the following coding sequences:
- a CDS encoding MotA/TolQ/ExbB proton channel family protein, with the protein MTWRTIFPLGAAFLPALAMAQETPAPAKQEVDLMHLFEAGGVMMPALAVLSVITVVLILLYFLLLRRNAVVSDRFMNNAEALIRRNDFLGLIGYCHRRNESMARITQRALEFMTKNSGATFAEVRDVAEAEGSRQASLLTTRVAYLADIGAIAPMVGLLGTVIGMIKSFIQVSDGGFQGARQMAFAGGVSEALIATAAGLGIALPALVFYAFFRGKVQKLISDLEGASTHLIAILRAQVDRHAAPQPGPARRRDEYQTPVPSHLTEDRPDLHGI; encoded by the coding sequence ATGACGTGGCGCACGATTTTTCCCTTGGGGGCAGCCTTCCTGCCGGCCCTTGCGATGGCTCAGGAGACGCCCGCACCCGCGAAGCAGGAGGTGGACCTCATGCACCTTTTCGAGGCGGGTGGGGTCATGATGCCCGCCTTGGCAGTACTTTCCGTCATCACGGTCGTGCTGATCCTGCTTTATTTCCTGCTCCTCCGCCGGAATGCCGTGGTGAGCGACCGCTTCATGAATAACGCCGAGGCCCTGATCCGGAGGAATGACTTCCTAGGCCTGATCGGCTACTGCCACCGGCGGAACGAATCGATGGCCAGAATCACCCAGCGCGCGCTGGAATTCATGACCAAGAACAGCGGCGCGACCTTCGCCGAGGTCCGGGATGTGGCTGAGGCCGAAGGTTCCCGCCAAGCCAGCCTGCTGACCACCCGTGTGGCTTACCTTGCGGACATCGGCGCCATCGCCCCCATGGTTGGCCTGCTGGGCACCGTGATCGGGATGATCAAGTCCTTCATTCAGGTCTCCGACGGCGGCTTCCAAGGTGCCCGCCAGATGGCGTTTGCCGGCGGGGTTTCCGAGGCTCTGATCGCCACTGCGGCAGGTCTCGGCATCGCGCTCCCCGCTCTGGTTTTCTACGCCTTCTTCCGCGGTAAGGTGCAAAAGCTGATCTCGGATCTGGAGGGTGCCTCCACCCACTTGATCGCCATCCTCCGCGCCCAAGTGGACCGCCACGCAGCCCCACAGCCCGGCCCGGCCCGCCGCCGTGACGAATACCAGACTCCTGTTCCTTCCCATCTGACCGAGGATCGTCCGGATCTCCACGGTATCTGA
- a CDS encoding excinuclease ABC subunit UvrC — MAAAGLKEKLRTVPHQPGVYLMKDRLGSIIYVGKARDLRKRLSSYFLASRKTRADLKTRALIDTIVDFEFHLVRNEAEALLLEGKLIKDYRPRYNVAFRDDKRFLLVKIQPSEPWPRFVLTRMKKDDGARYFGPFAHSGALRATISWLNRKFGLRACRPLNPGENDYRHCNADIIRNCSAPCIFRITREDYLRRIDEACAVLEGKGRREIFSDLEADMAKAAERLDFEKAALLRDVLDNLKKTLNPTRQFTRGRGVPTTVKPTEDLADLGEALGLEGPPRVMECFDISNVSSNHIVASMVRFTDGKPDNQNYRRYRIRTVEGQDDFASMAEVIRRRYSRILGENSQANPDDEYSQEDPLERQRRLAKEGRAKIVLPDLVIVDGGKGQLSMAVRELRNLGLFDLPVIGLAKQREEVFFPGESDPLLIPHDRGALKLLQRIRDEAHRFANGYNALLYRRRMKESLLDDCPAVSPKKKQALLAKFGSVDRIRKASAKEIAALPGISEKSAEAILEWLG, encoded by the coding sequence GTGGCTGCGGCGGGATTGAAGGAAAAACTCAGGACGGTGCCTCATCAGCCCGGGGTGTACCTCATGAAGGACCGTCTCGGCTCGATTATTTACGTCGGCAAGGCGCGGGATCTACGGAAGCGCCTGTCCTCGTATTTCCTCGCCTCCCGGAAAACCCGGGCTGACCTGAAGACCCGGGCCTTGATCGACACGATTGTCGATTTCGAATTCCACTTGGTCAGGAACGAGGCGGAGGCCCTGCTACTGGAAGGCAAGCTCATCAAGGACTACCGGCCGCGCTACAATGTCGCTTTCCGGGACGACAAGCGCTTCCTGCTGGTAAAGATCCAGCCCTCCGAGCCTTGGCCGCGATTTGTCCTGACCCGGATGAAGAAGGACGACGGGGCTCGGTATTTCGGGCCCTTCGCCCATTCCGGAGCCCTGCGGGCTACGATTTCCTGGCTGAACCGGAAGTTCGGCCTGCGGGCCTGCCGCCCGCTGAACCCCGGCGAGAACGATTACCGGCACTGCAATGCGGACATCATCCGGAATTGCTCCGCCCCCTGCATTTTCCGAATCACCCGTGAGGACTACCTGAGGCGGATTGATGAGGCCTGCGCGGTGCTCGAAGGGAAGGGGCGCCGTGAAATCTTCAGCGATCTGGAGGCGGACATGGCGAAGGCGGCGGAGCGGCTCGATTTCGAAAAGGCGGCCTTGCTGCGCGACGTCCTGGATAATCTCAAGAAGACCCTGAATCCGACCCGGCAGTTCACCCGCGGGCGCGGCGTGCCGACCACGGTGAAACCGACCGAGGATCTCGCGGATCTGGGCGAGGCCTTGGGGCTGGAAGGTCCGCCCCGGGTGATGGAGTGCTTCGATATTTCGAACGTTTCATCGAACCACATCGTGGCATCGATGGTGCGCTTCACCGATGGCAAGCCGGACAACCAGAACTACCGGCGCTACCGCATCCGTACCGTGGAGGGACAGGATGACTTCGCCTCGATGGCGGAGGTCATCCGCCGGCGTTATTCCCGGATTCTAGGGGAGAACTCTCAGGCGAATCCGGATGATGAGTATTCGCAGGAAGATCCCCTGGAAAGGCAGCGAAGGCTGGCGAAGGAAGGCCGGGCGAAGATTGTGCTGCCCGATCTGGTGATTGTGGACGGCGGGAAGGGGCAGCTTTCGATGGCGGTGAGGGAACTGAGAAACCTCGGTCTCTTTGATCTGCCGGTGATCGGTCTGGCGAAACAGCGGGAAGAAGTGTTCTTTCCCGGCGAGAGTGATCCCTTGTTGATCCCGCATGACCGTGGCGCCCTGAAGCTCCTGCAGCGCATCCGCGATGAAGCACACCGGTTTGCAAACGGCTATAACGCGCTGCTCTATCGCCGCCGGATGAAGGAGAGCTTGCTGGATGATTGTCCCGCGGTATCGCCGAAGAAGAAGCAGGCGCTGCTTGCAAAATTCGGAAGCGTGGACCGGATCCGCAAAGCGAGCGCCAAGGAGATCGCGGCCTTGCCGGGGATTTCCGAGAAGTCCGCGGAGGCGATACTGGAGTGGCTGGGGTGA
- a CDS encoding ExbD/TolR family protein, whose translation MKFRNHKLPPAELQLAPMLDVVFQLLIFFLVSFEFQRSEMDMKVSVPSAQEGADNERARGEIIVNVRENGEVVVENQTMTQTQLREKLTAIAKQHENQPIRLRGDANCKYQTIVEVIDTCQKAGIWNISFATQRPSAK comes from the coding sequence ATGAAATTCCGCAATCACAAGCTGCCCCCGGCGGAGCTGCAACTGGCACCCATGCTAGACGTGGTGTTCCAGCTGCTGATTTTCTTCTTGGTCAGCTTCGAGTTCCAGCGTTCGGAAATGGACATGAAGGTCTCCGTTCCCAGTGCGCAGGAGGGGGCGGATAACGAGCGTGCCCGGGGCGAAATCATCGTGAATGTCCGGGAGAATGGCGAGGTGGTGGTGGAAAACCAGACCATGACCCAAACGCAGCTCCGCGAGAAGCTGACCGCAATCGCCAAGCAGCACGAAAACCAGCCGATCCGCCTCCGCGGCGACGCGAACTGCAAGTATCAGACGATCGTCGAGGTCATCGATACCTGCCAGAAGGCCGGAATCTGGAACATTTCCTTTGCGACCCAGCGGCCTTCGGCAAAATAA
- a CDS encoding glycosyltransferase: MNRIRVLKLGWEFPPLINGGLGIACLGLSQALSKHVDLRVIVPRADPSTHFDGFSLTGLNNLRVEDLQTVEGKYRYESFAQIERVPIQLDPYDTTETTVENIRMEPGGEIRFSQTTRNQLEQFKMGELYGGDLGTKVIEFSKIAAKLALQTEFDVVHAHDWMTFLAGVEVKKATGKPLVLHVHASQYDRAGADARGWIYDIEKYGMEQADAVIPVSRYTGQVCSGHYGIDPAKLHPVHNGAEPVHVFTTKKKFPEKLVLFLGRLTAQKGPEFFLEIASKVLAVNKNVRFVMAGTGERLKPLIESGAFRGLGGYFHFTGFLNKEKVNELLSMTDIYCMPSVSEPFGLSALEAAQFGIPAVISKQSGVAEVLKGALKADFWDVDLMAKHIIDLLEDEELCQRVIKQAEQDIEASTWDAAAEKVVAIYRDLVREPATV, from the coding sequence ATGAATCGCATTCGCGTGCTTAAACTAGGCTGGGAGTTCCCCCCCTTGATCAATGGCGGACTCGGGATTGCCTGCCTTGGTCTTTCGCAAGCTCTCTCGAAGCACGTGGATCTCCGGGTGATCGTCCCCAGGGCCGATCCTTCAACTCACTTCGACGGCTTCAGCCTGACAGGATTGAACAACCTGAGGGTGGAAGACCTCCAGACCGTAGAGGGCAAGTATCGCTACGAAAGCTTTGCGCAGATCGAACGGGTCCCCATCCAGCTCGACCCCTACGACACGACTGAAACGACAGTTGAAAACATCCGCATGGAACCGGGTGGGGAGATCCGCTTTTCCCAGACCACACGGAACCAGCTGGAACAGTTCAAGATGGGTGAACTCTACGGCGGTGACCTCGGCACCAAGGTGATCGAGTTTTCCAAGATCGCCGCGAAGCTGGCGCTGCAGACTGAATTTGATGTCGTGCACGCGCATGATTGGATGACCTTCCTTGCAGGCGTGGAGGTCAAGAAAGCAACCGGCAAGCCGCTGGTTCTCCATGTCCACGCATCACAGTACGACCGTGCTGGCGCGGATGCCCGCGGATGGATCTACGACATCGAGAAATATGGAATGGAGCAGGCGGATGCGGTGATCCCCGTGAGCCGCTACACCGGCCAGGTATGCTCCGGCCACTATGGCATCGACCCCGCGAAGCTTCATCCCGTGCACAATGGCGCCGAGCCCGTGCATGTTTTCACCACCAAGAAGAAGTTTCCCGAAAAGCTGGTCCTCTTCCTCGGCCGCCTGACTGCCCAGAAAGGCCCCGAGTTCTTCCTTGAGATCGCCTCAAAGGTCCTGGCGGTGAACAAGAATGTCCGCTTCGTGATGGCAGGTACCGGCGAGCGACTGAAGCCACTCATCGAAAGCGGAGCTTTCCGTGGCCTGGGCGGCTACTTCCACTTCACCGGCTTCCTGAACAAAGAGAAGGTCAACGAGCTGCTCTCGATGACCGACATCTACTGCATGCCTTCTGTCTCGGAGCCATTCGGCCTCTCGGCACTCGAAGCGGCGCAGTTCGGCATCCCCGCCGTGATTTCAAAGCAGTCCGGCGTGGCCGAGGTTCTCAAGGGCGCACTGAAGGCGGACTTCTGGGACGTCGATCTGATGGCCAAGCACATCATCGACCTTCTGGAAGATGAAGAGCTGTGCCAGCGCGTCATCAAGCAGGCCGAGCAAGACATCGAGGCCTCCACATGGGATGCAGCCGCGGAAAAGGTGGTGGCCATCTATCGCGACCTCGTTCGCGAGCCTGCTACCGTGTAA
- the sufT gene encoding putative Fe-S cluster assembly protein SufT, translated as MHEEIALAREVEAIQIPSGDTITLPMGTPVFITQRLGGTYTVATSAGLARISSKDADALGVDLEKEKEKQAEAIRLKDAPLEEQVWAQLKSVYDPEIPVDIVNLGLVYDCGIEEQDGKKVVAIKMTLTAPGCGMGPVIAADAQAKIMTIEGIDDAKVELVWDPAWNQDMISEEGKMKLGMI; from the coding sequence ATGCACGAGGAAATCGCCCTGGCCCGCGAAGTGGAAGCCATCCAGATCCCCAGCGGGGACACCATCACCCTGCCCATGGGCACGCCGGTCTTCATCACCCAGCGCTTGGGCGGCACCTACACGGTGGCCACCTCCGCGGGTCTGGCCCGGATTTCCTCGAAGGATGCGGACGCCTTGGGAGTGGATCTCGAAAAGGAGAAGGAAAAACAGGCCGAGGCCATCCGCCTGAAGGACGCCCCGCTGGAAGAACAGGTCTGGGCCCAGCTCAAGAGCGTCTACGACCCCGAAATCCCGGTGGACATCGTGAACCTGGGTCTTGTTTACGACTGCGGGATCGAGGAGCAAGACGGCAAGAAGGTGGTCGCGATCAAGATGACCCTCACCGCCCCCGGCTGCGGCATGGGCCCGGTGATCGCCGCCGATGCCCAAGCCAAGATCATGACCATTGAAGGCATCGATGACGCCAAGGTCGAACTCGTCTGGGATCCCGCTTGGAATCAGGATATGATTTCCGAGGAAGGAAAGATGAAGCTGGGGATGATCTAA
- a CDS encoding TIM-barrel domain-containing protein encodes MASEEFSGNYMEKHQAAAAVVDFFPASIRELRHSAEGVFEFLTDNGVLMQLRLVAEGIVRFRFSPEGRFEDDFSYAVDPAFRPELPDHELIEFADGYALKTGHLSVRIARQGLKVTITDTVSGKILCQDDKGYHWEDNKQFGGEIVKMSKVCQNGEYFYGLGDKSCDLNLRGRRFQLWGSDTYAYGPETDPLYKNVPFYLSLCRGRSYGIFFDNTFRTGFDFGSEKPNVTTFSAQGGEMNYYFIHGNTPLDVVRRYTQLTGLPEMPPLWALGYHQCKWSYYPEAAVRNIARGFRDRKIPCDAIYLDIDYMDGYRCFTWDAERFPSPKKMVQELEQEGFKTVAIIDPGLKIDPLYPVWVEGIEKGYFCRRQDGNLMKGSVWPGLCHFPDFTRPEVRHWWADQFHALIGETGVHGIWNDMNEPAVFEEGTFPHDVRHDYDGHPCSHRKAHNIYGMQMIRATKEGLRRFGKGRRPFSITRSAYAGTQRFACGWTGDNVASWEHLNMANTQCQRLATSGMSFIGSDIGGFIETPSPELYLRWVQLAVFHPFFRTHSSGDHGEQEPWSFGEDTTDWVKRAIEMRYRLLPTIYTAFRQYVKDGTPMLRSLPLVDHQNPDAYWRSAEFYFGDHLYVVPIMAEGEEGRFLYLPRSEWFAYHDDSRPKAVATDIWIECPIDRIPVFVRAGAVIPHWPLQQWVGQIPHPEPELRAWWKDGSETSAWYEDEGDGELWKDGVFRDSVIQLEGGEGKIRLSREWQGTWSPGYDAVNLTFCGIGSADPELNVVIDGQETTATRGEDGRYRARAPKDFRDVEIEWAPVDIDAKEGRKVEA; translated from the coding sequence ATGGCTTCCGAAGAGTTTTCCGGCAATTACATGGAGAAGCACCAGGCCGCTGCGGCGGTAGTGGACTTCTTCCCGGCCTCGATCCGGGAGTTGAGGCACTCGGCCGAGGGAGTCTTCGAGTTCCTCACCGACAACGGGGTGCTGATGCAGTTGCGCTTGGTAGCGGAGGGCATCGTGCGCTTCCGTTTTTCGCCGGAAGGGCGTTTCGAGGATGACTTCTCCTACGCCGTCGACCCGGCATTTCGGCCGGAGTTGCCGGATCACGAACTGATCGAGTTCGCGGACGGCTATGCGTTGAAGACGGGACATTTGTCCGTGCGGATCGCACGGCAGGGTTTGAAGGTCACCATTACCGACACGGTCAGCGGGAAGATACTCTGCCAGGACGACAAGGGTTACCATTGGGAGGACAACAAGCAGTTCGGCGGCGAGATCGTAAAGATGAGCAAGGTCTGCCAGAACGGGGAATACTTCTATGGTCTGGGTGACAAGTCCTGCGACCTGAACCTGCGCGGCCGCCGTTTCCAGCTTTGGGGTAGCGATACCTATGCCTACGGGCCGGAGACGGATCCCTTGTATAAGAACGTGCCCTTTTACCTGAGTCTCTGCCGGGGGCGCTCTTACGGGATCTTTTTCGATAATACCTTCCGCACCGGATTCGACTTCGGCAGCGAGAAACCAAATGTCACTACCTTCTCCGCCCAAGGCGGGGAGATGAACTACTACTTCATCCACGGGAATACGCCGCTGGATGTGGTGCGGCGCTACACGCAGCTTACCGGCCTGCCGGAAATGCCGCCGCTGTGGGCACTGGGCTATCATCAGTGCAAGTGGAGCTACTACCCGGAGGCTGCGGTGCGGAATATCGCACGCGGTTTCCGGGACCGGAAGATTCCCTGTGATGCCATCTACCTCGATATCGACTACATGGATGGCTACCGCTGCTTCACCTGGGATGCGGAGCGCTTTCCTTCACCGAAGAAGATGGTGCAGGAACTTGAGCAGGAGGGATTCAAAACCGTGGCAATCATCGACCCGGGCCTGAAGATCGATCCCTTGTATCCGGTCTGGGTGGAGGGGATCGAGAAGGGTTACTTCTGTCGTCGCCAGGACGGGAACCTGATGAAGGGTTCGGTATGGCCGGGTCTCTGCCACTTCCCGGATTTCACCCGGCCCGAGGTACGCCACTGGTGGGCGGACCAGTTCCACGCACTGATTGGCGAGACCGGCGTGCATGGGATCTGGAATGACATGAACGAGCCGGCGGTCTTTGAAGAGGGGACCTTTCCGCATGATGTCCGCCACGACTACGACGGGCACCCTTGTTCGCACCGCAAGGCGCATAACATCTATGGCATGCAGATGATCCGCGCGACCAAGGAGGGCCTGCGACGCTTCGGCAAGGGCAGGCGGCCTTTCTCGATCACGCGCTCCGCCTATGCCGGTACGCAGCGCTTCGCCTGCGGCTGGACCGGAGACAACGTGGCCTCCTGGGAGCATCTCAACATGGCGAACACGCAATGCCAGCGGCTCGCCACTTCCGGAATGTCCTTCATCGGTTCGGACATCGGCGGCTTTATCGAGACACCTTCGCCGGAGCTTTACCTCCGCTGGGTACAATTGGCGGTGTTCCATCCCTTCTTCCGCACGCATTCATCCGGGGACCACGGCGAGCAAGAGCCCTGGTCCTTCGGCGAGGACACGACGGATTGGGTGAAGCGGGCGATCGAGATGCGCTATCGTCTTCTCCCGACGATCTACACGGCTTTCCGCCAGTACGTGAAGGATGGCACGCCGATGTTGCGCTCGCTACCGCTCGTCGATCACCAGAACCCGGATGCTTACTGGCGCAGCGCGGAGTTCTATTTCGGCGATCATCTTTACGTGGTCCCCATCATGGCGGAGGGAGAGGAAGGCCGTTTCCTTTACCTGCCCCGCAGCGAGTGGTTCGCCTATCACGACGACTCACGCCCGAAGGCGGTTGCCACGGATATCTGGATCGAGTGCCCCATCGACCGGATCCCCGTTTTTGTCCGCGCCGGCGCGGTCATCCCGCATTGGCCGCTCCAGCAGTGGGTGGGGCAGATTCCCCATCCCGAGCCGGAACTGCGCGCTTGGTGGAAGGATGGGAGCGAGACCAGCGCTTGGTATGAAGATGAGGGCGATGGCGAGTTGTGGAAGGACGGCGTCTTCCGGGATTCCGTGATCCAACTCGAAGGCGGTGAAGGGAAAATCCGCCTGAGCCGCGAGTGGCAGGGAACTTGGTCGCCGGGTTATGACGCCGTGAATCTGACTTTCTGTGGGATTGGCAGCGCCGATCCGGAGCTGAACGTGGTGATCGATGGACAGGAGACCACCGCCACGCGTGGCGAAGATGGTCGCTACCGGGCCCGTGCTCCGAAGGACTTCCGTGATGTGGAAATCGAGTGGGCTCCCGTCGATATCGACGCGAAAGAGGGGAGAAAGGTAGAAGCCTAG
- a CDS encoding NUDIX domain-containing protein, whose translation MVRFRPNVAAVMVKPQGQLLICERWTIPGAWQFPQGGVDDGESLEQALFREVREEVGLLPQHYEVLGCRAGYRYLYPEDVRVKKMRKHGCHGQEQTYYHCLLKDDAPEVNVNQRPREFGAYRWIMPEEFDLEWLPEFKRDVYRQVMMDFFSVRL comes from the coding sequence GTGGTTCGTTTCCGGCCGAATGTCGCTGCCGTCATGGTCAAGCCGCAGGGGCAATTGCTCATCTGCGAGCGCTGGACCATTCCCGGTGCATGGCAATTTCCCCAAGGCGGAGTGGATGACGGGGAGAGTCTGGAACAGGCTCTTTTCCGGGAGGTGAGGGAAGAAGTGGGCCTGCTCCCGCAGCACTATGAGGTGTTGGGGTGTCGGGCGGGGTACCGCTATCTCTATCCGGAAGATGTGCGGGTGAAGAAGATGCGCAAGCACGGCTGCCATGGCCAGGAGCAGACCTACTACCATTGCCTGCTGAAGGATGACGCGCCGGAGGTAAACGTGAACCAGCGGCCGCGCGAATTCGGTGCCTATCGCTGGATTATGCCGGAAGAGTTCGACCTTGAGTGGCTCCCTGAATTCAAGCGCGATGTCTATCGGCAGGTCATGATGGATTTTTTTAGTGTCCGATTATGA
- a CDS encoding glycoside hydrolase family 57 protein, with translation MPDVCLYFQVHQPNRLIPYDFFRIGEHAFYEDDGLNGEVLSKVAEKCYLPANALFQKAIKETKGRFRMALSISGTVIEQMAYHRPDVLKSFQDLVATGNVELLAETYYHSLAILHSKKEFERQVERHLDILEDTFHVRPRVFRNTELIYNNAIAAQTETMGFDGILAEGVPWVLNGQSPNYLYRAPHVSQLKTILRNDGLSDDLGFRFSDQSWSEWPLTPEKFAGWMKKAPGDVVNLFLDYETIGEHQWKDTGIFDFWEKLPEAVLDQDIKWITPSEVVDLFRASKEYDCHWPTSWADAERDLSAWTGNVMQQEAIAKIHRLEEEVLAAKDPDLTHVWAKMQTSDHFYWMSTKGGTDGNVHQYFSPYGSAYDGYIYFMNALADLQIRLKRIREAKHLPTPEPTPADEVV, from the coding sequence ATGCCCGACGTCTGCCTCTACTTCCAGGTCCACCAGCCGAACCGGCTGATCCCCTACGATTTCTTCCGCATCGGTGAACACGCCTTCTATGAGGATGACGGCCTGAATGGCGAGGTGCTCTCGAAGGTGGCGGAAAAGTGCTACCTGCCCGCGAACGCTCTTTTTCAAAAGGCCATCAAGGAGACCAAGGGGCGCTTCCGCATGGCGCTGTCGATCAGCGGCACGGTGATCGAACAGATGGCCTACCACCGGCCGGATGTGCTGAAGTCCTTCCAAGACCTGGTCGCCACCGGAAATGTCGAATTGCTGGCGGAGACCTACTATCACTCCTTGGCGATCCTTCACTCGAAGAAGGAATTCGAGCGGCAGGTCGAGAGGCATCTCGATATCCTCGAAGACACCTTCCATGTCCGTCCCCGCGTTTTCCGGAACACCGAGCTGATCTACAACAACGCCATCGCCGCGCAGACGGAGACGATGGGTTTCGACGGGATCCTGGCTGAAGGTGTTCCCTGGGTGCTCAACGGCCAATCACCGAATTACCTCTACCGAGCTCCGCACGTTTCCCAACTGAAGACCATCCTTCGCAACGACGGGCTCTCCGATGATCTCGGCTTCCGCTTTTCCGACCAGAGTTGGAGCGAGTGGCCCCTCACGCCGGAGAAATTCGCCGGCTGGATGAAGAAAGCACCGGGGGACGTGGTGAATCTCTTCCTCGATTACGAGACCATCGGTGAACACCAGTGGAAGGATACAGGCATCTTCGACTTCTGGGAGAAGCTGCCCGAAGCGGTGTTGGATCAGGACATCAAGTGGATCACTCCCAGCGAAGTCGTGGATCTCTTCCGGGCCTCGAAGGAATATGATTGCCACTGGCCGACCTCATGGGCCGATGCCGAACGCGACCTCAGCGCGTGGACAGGCAATGTGATGCAGCAGGAAGCCATCGCGAAGATCCACCGACTGGAAGAAGAAGTTCTCGCGGCGAAGGATCCGGACCTCACCCATGTGTGGGCGAAAATGCAGACCTCGGACCACTTTTACTGGATGTCGACCAAGGGCGGGACGGATGGGAATGTGCATCAGTACTTCTCACCTTATGGGAGCGCCTACGACGGGTATATCTACTTCATGAATGCCCTCGCCGACCTGCAGATCCGGCTGAAGCGGATTCGTGAAGCGAAGCACCTCCCCACGCCCGAGCCGACACCGGCGGACGAGGTGGTCTGA
- a CDS encoding class I SAM-dependent methyltransferase, translated as MEILPDQSQSVIKCRNSQGMEVQANLLRLTRYSVVFEVYNPYSILQLSEVLSDFRILANKRLIYRGKAVVSNLLNTGLVLVCEASLEDGWQEVDFLSGVTGEADLGSQFAGFMSDWKAANKVQDAFKISVADMSSTLTGVQHWMGGIDVGIRSTATRRRDDLEREIFSNIQKKVIEEVIPAMESFEDVAGEISEEEMPSHKSYIRRELHPIVLCSPFLYRTYTKPLGYAGDYEMVNMMLRDPYEGASSFAKLLNYAMLNTEPVVAHRNRIDYLVDMLDRESSRRFGRGRARAFNLGCGPAEEVLRFLKDHDSSDLMEFDLLDFNPETLEYTRERLDKARMGMARNTQMRFIPRSVHQILKAAVQPGGDPELGNYDVVYCAGLFDYLSQRVGKRLVEFFCSIAKPGGLVVVTNVADSNPRKAWMEYLMEWNLIYRGKEEMLDLVPVGAPVKRVDVKADSTGVNLFLEIEMANG; from the coding sequence ATGGAGATTCTCCCCGACCAGTCGCAAAGCGTCATCAAGTGCCGGAACAGCCAGGGAATGGAGGTTCAGGCAAACCTGCTCCGGTTGACCCGATACTCCGTCGTTTTCGAGGTCTACAATCCTTATAGCATCCTCCAGCTTTCCGAGGTGCTCTCGGATTTCCGGATCCTCGCAAACAAGCGCCTGATCTACCGCGGCAAAGCGGTGGTGAGCAATCTGCTCAACACGGGCTTGGTCTTGGTCTGCGAGGCGAGCCTGGAAGACGGCTGGCAGGAGGTGGACTTTCTTTCGGGCGTCACCGGCGAGGCGGATCTGGGAAGCCAGTTCGCCGGGTTCATGTCGGACTGGAAGGCGGCTAACAAGGTTCAGGACGCCTTCAAGATTTCCGTGGCGGACATGTCCAGCACCCTTACCGGCGTGCAGCACTGGATGGGCGGCATCGATGTGGGCATCCGCTCGACGGCTACCCGCCGTCGGGACGACCTGGAGCGTGAGATCTTTTCTAACATCCAGAAGAAGGTCATCGAGGAAGTGATCCCGGCGATGGAGAGCTTCGAGGATGTGGCCGGCGAGATTTCGGAGGAGGAAATGCCCTCTCACAAATCCTATATCCGGCGGGAGTTGCATCCCATCGTCCTCTGTTCGCCGTTCCTTTACCGCACCTACACGAAGCCGCTGGGATATGCCGGTGACTACGAAATGGTAAACATGATGTTGAGAGATCCGTACGAAGGTGCATCCTCGTTCGCGAAGCTTCTCAACTATGCAATGCTCAACACCGAGCCCGTGGTGGCTCACCGGAACCGTATCGACTATCTGGTGGACATGCTCGACCGCGAGTCGAGCCGCCGCTTCGGTCGCGGCCGGGCGCGGGCTTTCAACCTCGGTTGCGGCCCCGCAGAGGAAGTACTCCGTTTCCTGAAGGATCACGACTCCAGCGACCTGATGGAATTCGACCTTCTGGACTTCAATCCGGAGACCTTGGAATACACCCGCGAGCGTTTGGACAAGGCACGCATGGGCATGGCCCGGAATACCCAGATGAGATTCATCCCGCGGTCCGTCCACCAGATCCTGAAGGCGGCGGTGCAGCCGGGTGGCGATCCGGAACTGGGTAACTACGACGTCGTCTATTGCGCGGGTCTTTTCGACTATCTCTCGCAGCGGGTGGGCAAGCGGCTGGTGGAATTCTTCTGCTCGATCGCCAAGCCGGGCGGATTGGTGGTGGTGACGAACGTGGCCGATAGCAATCCGCGCAAGGCCTGGATGGAGTATCTGATGGAGTGGAACCTGATTTACCGCGGCAAGGAGGAGATGTTGGATCTCGTGCCCGTCGGCGCGCCCGTGAAGCGGGTGGACGTCAAGGCGGACTCCACCGGGGTGAACCTCTTCCTGGAAATCGAAATGGCCAATGGCTGA